TTCTCCTGACCACCAAGATGATTACGGCAATGACCACAATCACTGTGGTCAACACACCGATTACAATCCCCACCAGTTGTCCCGTGCCCATAACTAGAGAGAGGAAGAACACAAGCTATCATGTCCAAAACTGCTCATTGTCACACACATGCTCGCTTATGTTTACAGTAATTAGGGtctgttcacacaggatgtgtcCTTGTATTCTAAATCAGTTAGATGCAGCACAGAGaaatggaacagaacacaggGGTCTATATAAAACcagtaaataaaaagaaattaattaattaaaataaaaattcaaaatcatttactcaccctcattttgttccaaacctgtatgactttcttttgtggaccACAAAATGGAATTATAGCCTCAGTGATTATTCacattcactgtatggaaaaacgatataatgaatggtgactgaggcaaaaattctgcttaacatcttcctatgtgttccatggaagaaagaaatacgGTAGCCCAGACACAACAAAATTAGCTAAGCTAATTTTGAAATTAGGACACAACACAgcaaaatcaagccacaacacacaAAGAaaaggcttaattttgttgtgttgtggctgttCCATTGTGtcgtggcttaatttcattgtgttgtgtcttactTCCAATGTGGTTTGCCCTTTCTGTTGTGCtctggcttaattttgttttgttgtggcttCATatcattgtgctgtggcttttttgttgtgctgtggccCAATTTCAttgtattgtggcttaattttttttgtgttttgtcttttccgttttgttgtggcttaattacattgtgctgtggcttaatctcattgtgttgtggcttatttccaatGTGCTGTGGCCTTTCTGTTGTGCtctggcttaatttagttgtgttgtggcttttccgcTATGTTgtagtgatgtccgattcttgAACGATTCGTTCTTTTGAGACGATTCTCAGCAAGAAACTGGTTGAGCCGATTCACAAAATCGAACTTTAGTTCCGGGTTGATGACACAAGATGCACAGCTGAAATACTTGTACTGGCTACACAGCACGTCGAACTGTCCACTTCAAAAATAACTGAATGAGCGGGTCCCACTAACTGTCGAAGTTTTTCAAGGATTACAGAGGACTTGCAATGTATTGAGACGTTAATTGCAGTAGCCAAAGATAACATTTATAAACCTACAGATGTTTGTTTCTGTTATATttggattatttaaaaaatatttgtaaatgaaGGTCTCGAGAATTAAGTAGGCATTTTTACTCGATGATGTTactaatataaattattaaaaatatatttgttttctagATGTGTTTGTATGTGATGGACATTTTCAAGAAATCTATATTAACTTATGTACCTATCAGCAACAGCATACTAAAACGACACCAAATGCAGACAACCAGTAGCTTGAGTCCTGAGACCAAGTTTGAAATGAAGGAGATGGACTCATACAGGATAGATGGCTCTTACAAGTAACTAGACCGACAATTGAACCAAAGAACCTTTTTCGAAATGAACGAATCACACCTACAGGCAGAATCGAAAGTCAGCTTTTCGGTTGTGTctgactcaaaaagaaccgaatgagcCGGTCCAAATAACTGCCGAAATTTGCAGAGGATTACCGAGGAGtctgatgagtgagctgctgataCGATGAGTATGCGTGTATCAAGCACTTGAACgagcctggggcaaaataaaattttctttAATGACAAAACATACTGAAAAGATGCTTTTGACTTGCAAAAACTTTAAGTCGAGAGATGCAAATGAATTTTACTATTGTTTATTATGCATGAAGATTATAGATTAAGTTGTCGTAAGCTAAATCATAGTTTCTGGTGAGTCGAGTGAGACTAGTTTattctttatatgctttagacatgtaGAACATATCCACATTTGTACATCAGAgtctgtattgggtgctttaagtgtaaaactttaatgtaggaaacttatccagcaagatgtaaacaatacagTATTTGTTAGTTATAGGCAATTCGACATGtaggatcacagaatgaaacactgatgacaataaacacccttattataaCTTATttgaataaaaggtaataatcagcaatgtgcattcacatatggctttatttgaatgtttcAGGGTGAATACCTTGACACCAGGATGTTAGAATTACGTACTAGTGATGCCAATGCGTGATAACGTAAAAGAACTACTGAATCTTTCATTTGAACCGGTTTATTGAAACAAACCATCCGAAATACCGGTTTGTGGAAATGAACCAGACTTCACATTactattgtgttgtggcttaatttcattgtgttgagGTTTAATAtggttgtgctgtggctttttcgttgtgttgtggcttaatttcattgtgctgtggtttatttccggtgtgttttcagcttttatttgcattgctaattttgttgtgctgtgcacCCCTGGGCCCACCGTAAGAAAGtcaaatgtgtttggaacaacatgagggtgagtatatgatgacaaaattttaagCGTTGTTTTAAAAACGTGACGCTTATGGAGCGAGGTGctaaaaaacagcaagacgtgcCACAATGGTCAAAGATTTCATGTtgcacatgtttatataaaaaactGAGTGAAAAAAAACCCCCAGTGCAGATGGATGCTGGAATGCGTGTGAACAGTCCCTTACACTGTGGGTTTGTCTGTGAAAGTGTGTATCTAACCTTCTTGCTCCTCCATCTCCACCTCATTCCGTTGTGTTTCTGGACTTTCTGCTCCTGTTTCACCAGGTTCCTGCGTTTCTGCTTCTGGTTTTGCAACATATGTGGAGGCTACATTGTTGGCTGACTCTGTGGTTCCTGTTTCTGTTGCTGCTTCTGTTGCTGCTTCTGTTGCTGCATATGTTGCTGCAACTGCTTGTGTTAGTGCTGCTGACTGTATTGTTGGTGTTTCTGTGGAAACTGATGGCTCACCGGCATCGGATGTGGTGGCAGCCGCCACCGTTGCCTCTTGAGCATGAGGAGCAGCTGCTGTTGAAACTACTTCTTGAGGAGCTGCTTCTTCTGCTTTCTCTGTGACTGCAGGAGACTGTTCTGATGCAGCTACTGGATATACAGCCACAGAAGCTGTTGACACTAGAGTACCTGGCACACATTCAAGCAGaagttaattaaagggatagtttacccaaaaatgaagattgtgtcattatttactcaccctcacacgaatgatgacataattgtaattttttgagtaaactatccctttcagcAATATCACACTATCACTACCAAAATTAGCTCTAAAATAAGCTAAATAGGATCAAGGGTTGTGTGTTACATTAGAACAATACCCAGACTGGCAGCCTGTCTGGAAAACTGCaaacaggggtggactgggaagagaaatcggccttgGGTTCAAATTAAAAACTGAGGTGGGGGGTTTCATGGCCAGCCTAacaggaaaagtcccagttctccctatggccattccgcccctggcagcaaactcagacaagcagagtgatacaaacaaagCATCCctgtgctgttatactaaatctCAGTACTACTGCCCAGTGATATTAGAGGACCAGTGTCACGCAATATCGAGTCGCCCCCATAAAGTCCTGTCCTCCTAGAACCTCAAAGCCATTTTTTTGCCTAAAAATTTGTTTTGGGAATTCTGTTCAGTGCCTAAtcaaaaaatacaacaatattGCTTGAAAATGTATGTAGTTTCAagcatggaaataaataaatgaatgtcaTGCAAGCTATATATGACATTGTAACAGttcaaaggtgggcaaggaggaggcgggaactggctgaacaataaacataaactttaatatcAAACTCATtatgaaacaaacataaacataaggacacacatgcaacgcggctgcatgcgtctctctctctcccaaactggcgcctcggctcccctttatctcgctctcccgctgatcagctgatttagCGCCGgctgtgcaccatcacggcctggccacgccctcctcctcatcacagacatATCACATGACATAACCAAAGCAgtttcagaaattaactttttctttaaggggcaatatttgttGCCTTAAAGTGAATTTCTTGATTTGAAAagggctattttttatttttatgagtgCATGTGTTTTTTAAACATATCTGTAACAAAATACTGTGCGTCAaccttttatttaaaacaatacaatttaattaatttactaaCATAATTTACTAACATAATAATTATCAATCTGAATAATCAAATCTTATAATAAATGCAATAGTATAGgctacagtatatatttgaaTAGATTAGAATATTAAGAAATAAATGAGATACTGCAAATAAAACAGAGGAATTCATTATTTTGCTCCCATATTTTGATTTTCTGGGAAATTTTTGTCtcatttggtggcatttttgccccgagccccGTGAATTTCTGACCCTGAACCAAAGCAACAGATGGtcacagtaaatgtttttttcttttggtgcATCCCAAACTGCATACTTCTGTGCTACTGtatgtcattttgtagtgtaagtagtgcgagttgAATGTTCAcactaaaaatgcaacaacaaaaagTGTACTATGAGTGTACACGGATGATGCACTTCCTCAGCCATCTAAACTAAGTGTGAAATGATGGCTTTTCGTACGTAGCGAAAGGGGCAGAGGTAACAGgtttggatgagagcagagaaaTTCCAGAGACACTGACGCTGTTTGCTCTGTGTTTTGGTTCTCTGGTGACTGTATCACATGGCTGAGCCAGACATTTGTCATGGCCTGTATTTAATAGTAAGAACATTCCGGCCTCTCCAACGGCCCGACAAAAATGCACTTACACATATACTCATACATTTCGTCCAAAGATATCCAACCACACCCACCCAGAAAATCACACCCTTCTACTCAGCACTAAACTAATAAGATCACTTCCTGTCTACGTCATGCTCTCTTTCAGACTAATTGTCTCACTTCCTGGGTAGAGTCGACTTTAACTACTCAAAAGGAAATGATGCATGGGAGAATGTGCAAAAATGTCTCACTGTTCAAAAAAGGGCAAAAATGGCATTGTTTTCCTCTGGGGCTGATGATGGATGTTTCTGCATCACTCTTTAAGACCTCAGGAACCATTAGAAGCACTAAAAAACTGTGCTCAGATCAGTGCTGTGTGCTGGTGTCTAAGCCAGATGGACTCCATATGAGTGGCTTTTTCTTGGCGATTTGAAGGAAACCTCCCTCTACAATCACACCACCTCAGCTACTGAACTACACAGTTTAAAATATCAAATTCAGCATAAGTTAAACAGATCAGACTAAGCACATTGCGTGCTATGCTACACTGCAAAGGCTAACTATGTGAACACTGAAACTGTGAAAAATGACTTGATTGTCTACTCTAGACAAATGTGTTGTACACATGTGTTAATGCACTGTTTAGGTATGTAGATCagtctgagcatagttgagccaaacccgtcTGTCACAGTACAGATCATAGTCTTATGGCCACCCAATACTTCATTTTGACAATTTTGacatgtgtagttactgtgttttgcctttgcacattTGTATGGATCATTAATTACAGTAATTGCCCATTTTGCCTCTAGGCATCAAACCCATTTTCTTCATTTTGCAAGCAcattatgcatatatatatatatatatatataatggcaaGAAATTGGTTAATAATGAAGGGATGactttaaaataaacaacaaaaagctTTTCCTTGGTCAAAAATATGTCAGTGAGTAAAACATTTAAAGTCATACTTATTATGTGGAGTATGAGGAATTGCTTAACCCTCCTGTTCTGATAAAGAAGGGACATTTACTTTACTGTTTGCTGTAaaatcttgtactgctcagataaaggaaatcaAGTATGGCACTCTTCATCTCCAAccactaccacacacacacacattcacatacatacacatgatGTGTTGATAGGAGCAGAGTATGGAAAAAGAGCGAACTGTTCTCTTGCTCTCTTCCTCTGTGTTCTACAGACTGGCATGACTGTTGTACATAACTGTACATTATGAGGGAGGGAGGGGGAAATAGTGTGAGAAAGTGCCTTTCTGCTAGTATAGGCAATAATGAGTCAAAACCCACTAAAATAGAGCAGGTATGTGAGTATGTCAGTAAAAATCTCACATTAGATTATCCAATTCATGTCTATGACCAAGCCTGAACCATTTCCCTGAGAAAACAAAATCCAtaaaagggaaagagaaaaaCAGGGCAAGACAAATACAAAGAGTAGAGACGGAGGGAAATAGAGAAAATGAGGCCAATATTGGGTGTCTGTTAAACAGGGAACAAAACCTTTTCCAGGGTTACAcaaaggaaagacagagaaccCCCTTCAGCCCAATCCATCACCATCACAATCTACTGCTTcagcatgtgtgtatatgtgttgtgAGGGAGTATGAAGCTGGAATGTTTTTAGTACTGGGGAAAAAGAGTGAAGAACATCTCATAAAGAGGCACACATTCACGTTGCATGGCATGTCATGAGTGGGCAGCAGAGGACATAGCAAGTGGAAAATCACTCTTATCACTAGAACAGACAcagaacagacacacacacacacacacacacacacacacacacagttgttctCTCTCAGACTCACACTCTCCAGACAACATATCACAGATTAACATTCACAGCCTGATCTAAATACAGCACATAATACTCCAGAGTAAGGGAGTCAAAACTCTGAATAGGCTGTATATCTGCCAGAACGCTGCAGTTCCAAACA
This sequence is a window from Myxocyprinus asiaticus isolate MX2 ecotype Aquarium Trade chromosome 33, UBuf_Myxa_2, whole genome shotgun sequence. Protein-coding genes within it:
- the LOC127424418 gene encoding prophage side tail fiber protein homolog StfR-like isoform X2 is translated as MMRIILLLLVALAGPFFTFTRASTLVSTASVAVYPVAASEQSPAVTEKAEEAAPQEVVSTAAAPHAQEATVAAATTSDAGEPSVSTETPTIQSAALTQAVAATYAATEAATEAATETGTTESANNVASTYVAKPEAETQEPGETGAESPETQRNEVEMEEQEVMGTGQLVGIVIGVLTTVIVVIAVIILVVRRMGQYSP
- the LOC127424418 gene encoding prophage side tail fiber protein homolog StfR-like isoform X1 encodes the protein MMRIILLLLVALAGPFFTFTRASTLVSTASVAVYPVAASEQSPAVTEKAEEAAPQEVVSTAAAPHAQEATVAAATTSDAGEPSVSTETPTIQSAALTQAVAATYAATEAATEAATETGTTESANNVASTYVAKPEAETQEPGETGAESPETQRNEVEMEEQEVMGTGQLVGIVIGVLTTVIVVIAVIILVVRRMGQYSTAKKRKPQKQEGIMISPLRRKPARQEQKKKTFWKF